Proteins from a single region of Callithrix jacchus isolate 240 chromosome 12, calJac240_pri, whole genome shotgun sequence:
- the LOC144578535 gene encoding uncharacterized protein LOC144578535, with product MDSHPDILVGRTTGDLLVGNQGPGRCWNPIGTPRSLSLPQRLNDVSVSESRAPEQNKPRARGATRSARAGRTHDPPPTRVIAVHTRIAVTRGHCVQRAENNGGITEGLAAGRTEFTSQTAAAKSGERAKNTPAWSRPEEGGCAAEGLITHTKLTWTRALRFLAPLGGWQICRADALGDKLGGSPSASTASGARLRRHGPAPRGTARARARLSAYVTGGHAGAPARGTSDRKTTLVCLRRLRKEKEKKKEERRPQRDELSAQLSANNNTPPLLRGAILPAPARRRRTDRRTDRPLSPPCRSLLHL from the exons ATGGATTCACATCCTGACATCTTAGTGGGCAGAACCACAGGAGACCTACTGGTTGG AAACCAGGGACCTGGTAGATGCTGGAATCCTATCGGAACGCCCAgatccctctccctcccccaacgaCTGAATGATGTAAGCGTTTCGGAAAGCAGAGCTCCGGAGCAAAACAAGCCCCGCGCGCGCGGAGCGACCCGCAGTGCCCGAGCCGGGCGCACGCACGACCCGCCCCCGACTCGCGTTATTGCTGTGCACACGCGGATTGCCGTGACGCGCGGGCATTGTGTGCAGCGAGCAGAAAACAACG GGGGTATAACAGAGGGCCTGGCGGCTGGTCGCACGGAGTTTACC AGCCAAACAGCAGCGGCGAAAAGCGGCGAGAGAGCTAAaaatactccagcctggagccggCCGGAGGAGGGGGGCTGCGCGGCCGAGGGACTTATTACGCACACGAAGTTGACTTGGACTAGGGCGCTAAGGTTCCTAGCCCCTCTTGGGGGCTGGCAGATTTGCAGGGCGGACGCCTTGGGAGACAAGCTAGGAGGAAGCCCCTCGGCTTCAACAGCCTCTGGAGCCCGGTTACGCCGCCACGGGCCCGCCCCGCGCGGGACAGCCCGAGCCCGCGCCCGGCTCTCTGCTTACGTGACTGGTGGCCACGCCGGAGCCCCAGCACGGG GAACGAGCGACAGAAAAACAACACTTGTCTGCCTGAGAAGGCTccggaaagaaaaagaaaagaaaaaggaagaaaggcgACCTCAAAGAGATGAGCTCTCGGCTCAGTTGTCAGCAAACAACAACACTCCCCCGCTCCTCCGCGGGGCcatcctcccagccccagcccgcCGGAGACGGACAGACCGACGCACCGACAGGCCCCTGTCTCCTCCTTGCCGGTCTTTGTTACATCTTTAG